The following coding sequences lie in one Fusarium poae strain DAOMC 252244 chromosome 1, whole genome shotgun sequence genomic window:
- a CDS encoding hypothetical protein (SECRETED:SignalP(1-17)~TransMembrane:1 (n4-12c17/18o209-231i)) — protein MVRLLPFLLASLPLALSADFESVTISSNLDNIGHTCISKCLYYTVLSDMGRAMGCDDPYDNNCYCATASASASQADRFMSKCATSLCSAGDRARDLTSMQSYYASYCMGAGFTQPGATDWYNPAEATEEASEPATAESSGGGSDARPSRTADSGIDATSTRMTVVTQTAEDGAVRTQVIVEATSTYWVDKDGSPASAKNDDDGGSAIKIGVGVAVPVVALIAAAIFACWFIRRRRQRRAQLSHRTEPLTSLTTGGGPTVVAASPSTPERRDTLPRKPVGASTISSVSSLSKTNELSGTGVQRELAGREVHPFPDMTPSPPIQVAGQHEMTGEGWRPNLEMDGRDARVEMSGVARPPELPGYTNAANAYTPHESIQRWELPDNSRQR, from the exons ATGGTTCGCCTTCTCCCATTCCTCCTTGCCTCCCTTCCTCTTGCCCTATCAGCCGACTTTGAGAGTGTCACCATCAGTTCCAACCTCGACAACATTGGCCACACATGTATCAGCAAATGTCTCTACTATACAGTCCTCAGCGACATGGGCAGGGCCATGGGCTGCGATGACCCCTATGACAACAACTGCTATTGCGCTACGGCATCGGCATCGGCGTCTCAGGCCGATAGATTCATGTCTAAATGTGCCACGTCGCTATGCTCAGCCGGTGATCGTGCCAGAGACTTGACTTCTATGCAGTCGTACTATGCCTCTTACTGCATGGGTGCGGGCTTCACACAGCCAGGTGCCACTGACTGGTATAACCCAGCAGAAGCAACAGAGGAAGCTTCGGAGCCGGCTACTGCAGAGAGCAGCGGTGGTGGGAGTGATGCGAGGCCCAGTCGGACAGCCGACTCTGGCATTGATGCAACTTCGACTCGCATGACTGTCGTTACGCAGACGGCAGAGGACGGTGCTGTCAGGACGCAGG TAATTGTTGAAGCGACCTCGACGTACTGGGTAGACAAGGACGGATCTCCAGCATCAGCCaagaatgatgatgatggcggtTCTGCTATTAAGATTGGTGTCGGTGTGGCTGTCCCTGTAGTCGCTCTCATTGCTGCCGCTATCTTTGCATGTTGGTTCATCCGTCGAAGACGACAACGCAGGGCTCAGCTCTCCCACCGTACCGAACCCCTCACCTCTCTCACAACTGGTGGTGGTCCCACCGTTGTCGCCGCCTCTCCGTCTACACCAGAAAGGAGAGATACTCTTCCAAGAAAGCCAGTCGGTGCCTCAACAATCTCTTCTGTTTCTTCATTGTCAAAAACCAACGAACTGTCTGGCACTGGTGTCCAGCGTGAGCTTGCTGGCCGTGAGGTGCACCCCTTCCCCGACATGACGCCCAGTCCTCCTATCCAAGTAGCAGGTCAGCATGAGATGACTGGAGAGGGTTGGCGACCGAACTTGGAGATGGATGGTCGTGATGCGCGAGTGGAAATGTCGGGGGTTGCGAGACCTCCTGAGTTGCCTGGGTACACGAATGCAGCGAATGCTTATACACCGCATGAAAGTATTCAGAGGTGGGAACTGCCCGATAATTCTCGTCAACGATAG